The stretch of DNA AAACCCGGCTTTCCGAACTGCTGAACCTCGTGGAACGCGGCGAGGACGTGGTCATCGCGAAAGCCGGACGCCCCGTGGCGCGGTTGGTGAGGATCGAGCCTCCAACCAGGCGGGAACTTGGTTTCCTGGGCCCGCTCCACATCCCGGACGGGTTTTATGAGCCGTGGACAGAGAAGGAAATGGGAGTTGCCGAAGAATGAGGCTGCTCCTGGATACGCACGTCTTCCTGTGGGCAATCGCCGAGCCGCGCCGGCTCTCCACCAAAGCCCGTAACGCCATCTCCAAACTGGATAACCAGGTCTTCGTTTCGCCGGTAACCGCCTATGAGCTCTCCTACAAACACAGGCTCGGAAAGCTTCCCGCCGGGTCTGCGATCGTCTCAAGCTTTGGGCGCCAACTCGCCCACCTCTACGCGTCCGAGCTTCCGGTCAGCGCATCCCACGGGCTTGCTGCCGGACAACTCGACTGGGACCACAAGGATCCTTTTGACCGCCTGCTGGCAGCGCAGGCCATGGTGGAGGGGTTTACCCTGGTCACAGCGGACGGGAGTCTGCAGGCCTTCGAACCGGTGGCCACATTGTGGTGACGGGCCGGCCGGCTGGCCCGCGTAAGATTGGTTAGTGCAATTTTCCCTGTGGCTGGCCCTTGCAGGCGCCGGCGCCCTCATCAGTTTCACGCCCGGTGCCGGGGCCATCAACACCATGAGCAATTCCCTGAACGCCGGCTTCCGCCGCTCCATCTGGGGAATCCTCGGCCAGCAGGCAGCCCTCATTGTCCACGTGCTCATCGTGGCGCTGGGCGTGGGCGTCCTGGTTTCCGGGTCTCCGCTGGCCTTCAACATCATCCGGTACGCCGGGGCCGCCTACCTGGTCTACCTGGGCATCCGGCAGTTCCTCAGCAAGCCCGCCGTCCAGGAGGAGCAGGCGGCCGGGCCCGCCTTCGAGCCTGCGGGGTCAATCTTCCGGCGCGGTTTCTGGGTCAACCTCCTGAACCCGAAGGCGATTGTCTTCTTCCTGGCCTTCACGCCCCAGTTCATCCGGCCCGAAGAATCGCTGGTTACCCAGTACGCCATCCTCACGGCCACCATCGTGGCCATCGACATCCTG from Pseudarthrobacter chlorophenolicus A6 encodes:
- a CDS encoding type II toxin-antitoxin system VapC family toxin → MRLLLDTHVFLWAIAEPRRLSTKARNAISKLDNQVFVSPVTAYELSYKHRLGKLPAGSAIVSSFGRQLAHLYASELPVSASHGLAAGQLDWDHKDPFDRLLAAQAMVEGFTLVTADGSLQAFEPVATLW
- a CDS encoding type II toxin-antitoxin system Phd/YefM family antitoxin, yielding MGQYNVQEAKTRLSELLNLVERGEDVVIAKAGRPVARLVRIEPPTRRELGFLGPLHIPDGFYEPWTEKEMGVAEE
- a CDS encoding LysE family transporter, whose product is MQFSLWLALAGAGALISFTPGAGAINTMSNSLNAGFRRSIWGILGQQAALIVHVLIVALGVGVLVSGSPLAFNIIRYAGAAYLVYLGIRQFLSKPAVQEEQAAGPAFEPAGSIFRRGFWVNLLNPKAIVFFLAFTPQFIRPEESLVTQYAILTATIVAIDILVMWFFFAAAARSFQRFTQTERGQLVLSKVFGVLFVGVGILLAFIH